The Ectothiorhodospiraceae bacterium BW-2 nucleotide sequence AAGCAGAGGCTAAAAAGCCCTGCCAGACAACGACTTAGAAGCGCTATGAACGACGGAGGCACCATGAACCTGAAAGAGATCCACTACGGGATCGAGATCGAGACCGTAAAACGCACCCGGGAACAGATCGCCTGGGCCATCCACTCGGTGGTGGGCGGCACGGTCCGCCATGTCGGCATTCCCAGCAGCTATGACCCCTGGGAGGTCGAGGACCTGCGCGGCCGTGTCTGGAAGGTGGTGGGGGACGCCTCCCTGACCAGCGTCCCGGCCCATCTGCGGGCCGAGGTGGTCAGCCCGGTGCTCGGCTACGACGACATCCCGCAACTGCAGGAGGCGGTCCGGGCCATCCGCCGCGCCGGGGGCAAGATCAACAGCCAGTGCGGCATCCACATCCATATCGACGCCGCGCCCTTCGACGGCAGGCACCTGGGTAACCTGGCCAAGATCATCTACAAGCAGGAACCGCTGATCCTCCACGCCCTCGGCATCAGCCGCGACCGGCTCAACCGCTACACCCGGCCGGTCAGCGACGAGCTGATCCAGCGCATCGAACAGCATCGCCCCCGCACCAAGGACCAGCTCAACCGCATCTGGTACGGCTACCACAACCGCCAGCCCCAGCACTACGACAACAGCCGCTACCACGGGGTCAACCTGCACAACGTCTGGTACCGGGGCACGGTGGAGTTCCGCTGGTTCGAGGCGACCCTCCACGCGGGACGGATCAAGGCCTACCTGCAGTTCTGCCTCGCCGTCGCCGCCAAGGCGCTCAATGGGCGGGCCGCCTCCAGCCGCAAGCGGGACTTCGATCCCCAGAGCGCCAAGTACGACTTCCGGGTCTTCCTGCTCCACCTCGGCCTGATCGGCAACGAGTTCAAGACCGCCCGCAAGCATCTGATGGCCAACATGCCCGGCGACGCCGCCTTCAAGAACGGACGGCCCAAACCGGAGGACGTCCTTCCAGATGAAACCGAAACCACCACTCTCACCAACGAGGCCGGGCAAGTTCCCGGCCTCACTGTTTAAGGAGGTGCCCAATGAAGATCCTGATCCGCTCCACCACGCTGGACGGCGAACCGATCCCTGGCAGCGGGGAAACCCTGCAAGCCGCCGACTGCCTCGAAGTTGTCGAGCTGATGCGCGGTCAGACGCCGTTTACCGCCAGCCGAGCGCCCCGGGACTACATGACCGAGGTGCTCTCCGGCATCGAAGGCGGGCCGACCCAGCCATTGCCGGAGGACGCCGCTGCTGCGGCCGCCGAGTTTCTCACCCGTCTGGCCCGGCACGGCCTGATCGAGTTTCTGCCCGACGACAAGGCCAGCGATCCCTGGCCGGAACGCTTCCTCGAAGCCCTGGAGACGGTGCGGCTCTCCGGTCGCACCAACATGCTCGACCACCCGGAGGTGACCCGGCTGACCGCCGAGATAGGCTACCCGGAGGTGGCCGAGTGGCTGGCCGACCACCGGCGCGAATACGCGGCCTTCGTCCTTGAGGGGACGAGACCGCTTGGCAAGAACTTCGGCGGCAAGGAGGACCCGGCTCCATGTGCGGACAAGTAGGCATCATCTTCGGCCGCAAGCGCAGACGGCCCGACGAGCGGGATTACCTGCGCGAGGTCTTCATCCGCATGCTGCTGCACAGCGAGGAGCGCGGCCCGCACGCCTCCGGTCTGGCCTGGCTCAAGACCGACGGCAGCCACCGCATCTTCAAACGGCCGATGCGGGCGCACGAGCTGGTGTACGAGAAGCCATTCCAGGAGCTGCTCGGGCAGGTCAACAACGAGACCACCATCCTCATGGGCCACACCCGTTGGCGCACCCGAGGCAACGAGTTCAACAACCGCAACAACCATCCCATCCGGGCCGGGATCGTCATCGGCACCCACAACGGCACCATCTATAACGCCGATTATCTGTTCCGCCGTCTCGGACTGCCGCGCTACGCCGAGGTGGACAGCGAGCTGATCTTCCGCCTGGCCGACCGCTTCGCGCCCGAAGGCCCCATTGACCAGCAGGGGCTGAAGAA carries:
- a CDS encoding DUF5049 domain-containing protein; the encoded protein is MKILIRSTTLDGEPIPGSGETLQAADCLEVVELMRGQTPFTASRAPRDYMTEVLSGIEGGPTQPLPEDAAAAAAEFLTRLARHGLIEFLPDDKASDPWPERFLEALETVRLSGRTNMLDHPEVTRLTAEIGYPEVAEWLADHRREYAAFVLEGTRPLGKNFGGKEDPAPCADK
- a CDS encoding amidoligase codes for the protein MNLKEIHYGIEIETVKRTREQIAWAIHSVVGGTVRHVGIPSSYDPWEVEDLRGRVWKVVGDASLTSVPAHLRAEVVSPVLGYDDIPQLQEAVRAIRRAGGKINSQCGIHIHIDAAPFDGRHLGNLAKIIYKQEPLILHALGISRDRLNRYTRPVSDELIQRIEQHRPRTKDQLNRIWYGYHNRQPQHYDNSRYHGVNLHNVWYRGTVEFRWFEATLHAGRIKAYLQFCLAVAAKALNGRAASSRKRDFDPQSAKYDFRVFLLHLGLIGNEFKTARKHLMANMPGDAAFKNGRPKPEDVLPDETETTTLTNEAGQVPGLTV
- a CDS encoding glucosamine 6-phosphate synthetase → MCGQVGIIFGRKRRRPDERDYLREVFIRMLLHSEERGPHASGLAWLKTDGSHRIFKRPMRAHELVYEKPFQELLGQVNNETTILMGHTRWRTRGNEFNNRNNHPIRAGIVIGTHNGTIYNADYLFRRLGLPRYAEVDSELIFRLADRFAPEGPIDQQGLKKALALCRGQMSAVLASRLDPGTITVLKGNKPLSLRIHRQHRVVLYASDDAFIDFAVDSEKGWRELEVPPMTMLTIRHGDVRAIENSEFRFIPQERKGILPEGVNA